One genomic window of Monodelphis domestica isolate mMonDom1 chromosome 1, mMonDom1.pri, whole genome shotgun sequence includes the following:
- the TINF2 gene encoding TERF1-interacting nuclear factor 2 isoform X2, with amino-acid sequence MSVPSDASAAASSLRLVAAAAWWVVRRRLSAHYPRVLDLLGTLKVSAPGLVRPRHHARLCMGLRAKVVVEMILAGQPWSLVLDALNRHFPESGPPECSSSAELEQEYGEPFLVALEKLLFEYLCQLEKTLPVLQLHELKEVLRGMQTETLLPLPLALTQYCMDMGWLLQESPLFTSVRGTESQEQSPLPSPQLEQVFQDPVPTTKPNTPFPQGQGLKKPSETLTGRDFNLAPLGRRQILANRASAVRGGRKDRPTVMLFPFRSMCLPVQDIIMHGNNKGRGQPMADPAGTMGTKAIPQGKHRNSARSLRGRAQEQGNWTSDEPSEQKENCLDYSLEPLRLPLPAVGAREPGRCTLLSVGGWEKEWLLLESSLNSLGMPKACMFTSVRNRFDSGFPPTVHSPSLCSPVVTIGDLVLDSDDEGNGQRGGKKFLESYQKTKFGTLIPTFCEYLSPVDQSSVLAPAPSCGQTDPIKTQWLRSL; translated from the exons ATGTCCGTCCCTTCAGATGCCAGCGCTGCCGCTTCCTCGCTGCGATTGGTTGCGGCCGCTGCCTGGTGGGTGGTGCGGAGGCGCCTCTCTGCGCACTACCCCCGAGTTTTGGACCTGCTGGGAACCCTGAAGGTGTCCGCCCCGGGTCTGGTCCGTCCCCGGCACCACGCGCGGCTCTGCATGGGACTGCGGGCCAAG GTGGTGGTGGAGATGATCTTGGCGGGCCAGCCCTGGTCCCTGGTCCTGGATGCCCTGAATCGTCATTTCCCAGAGTCTGGTCCACCTGAATGCAGCTCCAGCGCG GAACTGGAACAAGAATATGGGGAACCCTTCTTAGTTGCCCTGGAGAAATTATTATTTGAATACCTATGCCAGTTGGAGAAGACACTACCAGTGCTACAGTTGCATGAG CTTAAGGAAGTATTGAGAGGAATGCAAACTGAAACCTTGCTCCCCCTTCCCCTTGCCCTGACCCAGTATTGCATGGACATGGGGTGGCTTCTTCAAG aGTCCCCTCTTTTTACTTCAGTGAGAGGGACAGAATCCCAAGAGCAGAGTCCTCTACCTTCTCCCCAATTGGAACAAGTATTCCAGGATCCTGTTCCCACAACCAAACCCAACACTCCCTTTCCCCAGGGGCAAGGTTTGAAGAAACCTTCAGAGACCCTCACTGGTCGGGACTTCAACCTGGCCCCTCTAGGCCGCCGGCAAATCCTGGCAAATCGTGCATCTGCTGTTAGGGGAGGTCGCAAGGACAGGCCCACTGTAATGCTTTTCCCATTCCGGAGTATGTGCCTACCAGTTCAGGATATAATTATGCATGGGAACAATAAAGGACGTGGGCAGCCCATGGCAGATCCAGCAGGCACCATGGGTACAAAAGCAATCCCTCAAGGAAAGCACAGAAACTCAGCTCGTTCCCTCAGAGGGAGGGCTCAGGAACAGGGGAACTGGACTTCTGATGAACCCTCAGAGCAAAAGGA GAACTGCCTGGATTACTCCCTAGAGCCCTTGAGGCTGCCATTACCTGCTGTTGGGGCCAGGGAGCCAGGTAGGTGTACCCTGCTTTCAGTTGGGGGTTGGGAAAAGGAATGGCTCCTTCTTGAGAGCAGCCTCAACTCTTTGGGGATGCCAAAGGCCTGTATGTTTACATCAGTAAGGAACAGGTTTGATTCTGGTTTCCCTCCTACAGTGCATTCCCCATCTCTGTGCAGCCCTGTGGTTACCATAGGGGACTTGGTTCTGGACTCTGATGATGAAGGGAATGGCCAGAGGGGAGGGAAG AAGTTTCTTGAAAGCTATCAGAAGACGAAGTTTGGCACCTTGATCCCCACCTTCTGCGAGTACCTCTCCCCTGTTGATCAAAGTTCCGTACTTGCCCCAGCCCCTTCCTGTGGCCAGACTGACCCCATTAAAACCCAGTGGCTTAGGTCTCTTTGA
- the TINF2 gene encoding TERF1-interacting nuclear factor 2 isoform X10 yields the protein MSVPSDASAAASSLRLVAAAAWWVVRRRLSAHYPRVLDLLGTLKVSAPGLVRPRHHARLCMGLRAKVVVEMILAGQPWSLVLDALNRHFPESGPPECSSSAAVWDRKIVEAHEAFCQRVKHLAEDPEDFGSHLQELEQEYGEPFLVALEKLLFEYLCQLEKTLPVLQLHELKEVLRGMQTETLLPLPLALTQYCMDMGWLLQESPLFTSVRGTESQEQSPLPSPQLEQVFQDPVPTTKPNTPFPQGQGLKKPSETLTGRDFNLAPLGRRQILANRASAVRGGRKDRPTVMLFPFRSMCLPVQDIIMHGNNKGRGQPMADPAGTMGTKAIPQGKHRNSARSLRGRAQEQGNWTSDEPSEQKENCLDYSLEPLRLPLPAVGAREPEVS from the exons ATGTCCGTCCCTTCAGATGCCAGCGCTGCCGCTTCCTCGCTGCGATTGGTTGCGGCCGCTGCCTGGTGGGTGGTGCGGAGGCGCCTCTCTGCGCACTACCCCCGAGTTTTGGACCTGCTGGGAACCCTGAAGGTGTCCGCCCCGGGTCTGGTCCGTCCCCGGCACCACGCGCGGCTCTGCATGGGACTGCGGGCCAAG GTGGTGGTGGAGATGATCTTGGCGGGCCAGCCCTGGTCCCTGGTCCTGGATGCCCTGAATCGTCATTTCCCAGAGTCTGGTCCACCTGAATGCAGCTCCAGCGCG GCTGTGTGGGATCGGAAGATTGTGGAGGCACATGAGGCCTTTTGCCAGCGAGTGAAACATCTGGCAGAGGATCCTGAAGACTTTGGTAGTCATCTGCAG GAACTGGAACAAGAATATGGGGAACCCTTCTTAGTTGCCCTGGAGAAATTATTATTTGAATACCTATGCCAGTTGGAGAAGACACTACCAGTGCTACAGTTGCATGAG CTTAAGGAAGTATTGAGAGGAATGCAAACTGAAACCTTGCTCCCCCTTCCCCTTGCCCTGACCCAGTATTGCATGGACATGGGGTGGCTTCTTCAAG aGTCCCCTCTTTTTACTTCAGTGAGAGGGACAGAATCCCAAGAGCAGAGTCCTCTACCTTCTCCCCAATTGGAACAAGTATTCCAGGATCCTGTTCCCACAACCAAACCCAACACTCCCTTTCCCCAGGGGCAAGGTTTGAAGAAACCTTCAGAGACCCTCACTGGTCGGGACTTCAACCTGGCCCCTCTAGGCCGCCGGCAAATCCTGGCAAATCGTGCATCTGCTGTTAGGGGAGGTCGCAAGGACAGGCCCACTGTAATGCTTTTCCCATTCCGGAGTATGTGCCTACCAGTTCAGGATATAATTATGCATGGGAACAATAAAGGACGTGGGCAGCCCATGGCAGATCCAGCAGGCACCATGGGTACAAAAGCAATCCCTCAAGGAAAGCACAGAAACTCAGCTCGTTCCCTCAGAGGGAGGGCTCAGGAACAGGGGAACTGGACTTCTGATGAACCCTCAGAGCAAAAGGA GAACTGCCTGGATTACTCCCTAGAGCCCTTGAGGCTGCCATTACCTGCTGTTGGGGCCAGGGAGCCAG AAGTTTCTTGA